The following proteins are co-located in the Triticum aestivum cultivar Chinese Spring chromosome 1A, IWGSC CS RefSeq v2.1, whole genome shotgun sequence genome:
- the LOC123045242 gene encoding uncharacterized protein isoform X3 — protein sequence MEVCAISLKLRKHVTFIVAWFMDHRRHRQVLLQGRDIEEGSTRGRKQVWFSNIPHTWLVADKGGQNWITKAKEMEDLALKRTMLGDCEENMFLCGGSLL from the exons ATGGAAGTATGTGCTATATCTTT GAAATTAAGGAAACATGTCACGTTCATTGTCGCCTGGTTTATG GACCATCGTCGACATAGACAAGTTCTGCTTCAAGGAAGAGACATAGAAGAAGGCTCGACAAGAGGAAGGAAGCAG GTGTGGTTTAGCAACATACCTCATACATGGTTGGTTGCTGACAAAGGAGGGCAGAATTGGATTACAAAGGCTAAAG AGATGGAGGACCTAGCTCTCAAACGGACCATGTTGGGAGATTGTGAGGAAAATATGTTTCTATGTGGAGGAAGCCTTTTATAA
- the LOC123045242 gene encoding probable methyltransferase PMT10 isoform X2, with amino-acid sequence MKLRKHVTFIVAWFMDHRRHRQVLLQGRDIEEGSTRGRKQVWFSNIPHTWLVADKGGQNWITKAKGKFTFPGGGSQFIHRASQYLDQIFKMVPSGSRTRVFLDVGFGVTSFGPYLISREFEHGVPAMVATNLTPAIIQCSRCRINSTCDGELRDGGPSSQTDHVGRL; translated from the exons AT GAAATTAAGGAAACATGTCACGTTCATTGTCGCCTGGTTTATG GACCATCGTCGACATAGACAAGTTCTGCTTCAAGGAAGAGACATAGAAGAAGGCTCGACAAGAGGAAGGAAGCAG GTGTGGTTTAGCAACATACCTCATACATGGTTGGTTGCTGACAAAGGAGGGCAGAATTGGATTACAAAGGCTAAAGGTAAATTTACATTTCCTGGAGGAGGAAGCCAGTTTATACATAGAGCAAGTCAATACCTGGATCAAATATTTAAG ATGGTACCATCTGGCTCTCGCACTAGAGTTTTTCTGGATGTTGGCTTTGGAGTAACAAGTTTTGGGCCATACTTAATTTCACGTGAATTTGAGCATGGTGTTCCTGCAATGGTGGCAACTAATTTAACACCGGCTATTATCCAATGTTCCCGCTGTAGAATAAATTCGACATGTGATGGTGAGCTGAG AGATGGAGGACCTAGCTCTCAAACGGACCATGTTGGGAGATTGTGA
- the LOC123045242 gene encoding probable methyltransferase PMT10 isoform X1 yields the protein MEVCAISLKLRKHVTFIVAWFMDHRRHRQVLLQGRDIEEGSTRGRKQVWFSNIPHTWLVADKGGQNWITKAKGKFTFPGGGSQFIHRASQYLDQIFKMVPSGSRTRVFLDVGFGVTSFGPYLISREFEHGVPAMVATNLTPAIIQCSRCRINSTCDGELRDGGPSSQTDHVGRL from the exons ATGGAAGTATGTGCTATATCTTT GAAATTAAGGAAACATGTCACGTTCATTGTCGCCTGGTTTATG GACCATCGTCGACATAGACAAGTTCTGCTTCAAGGAAGAGACATAGAAGAAGGCTCGACAAGAGGAAGGAAGCAG GTGTGGTTTAGCAACATACCTCATACATGGTTGGTTGCTGACAAAGGAGGGCAGAATTGGATTACAAAGGCTAAAGGTAAATTTACATTTCCTGGAGGAGGAAGCCAGTTTATACATAGAGCAAGTCAATACCTGGATCAAATATTTAAG ATGGTACCATCTGGCTCTCGCACTAGAGTTTTTCTGGATGTTGGCTTTGGAGTAACAAGTTTTGGGCCATACTTAATTTCACGTGAATTTGAGCATGGTGTTCCTGCAATGGTGGCAACTAATTTAACACCGGCTATTATCCAATGTTCCCGCTGTAGAATAAATTCGACATGTGATGGTGAGCTGAG AGATGGAGGACCTAGCTCTCAAACGGACCATGTTGGGAGATTGTGA